In the genome of Segatella copri, one region contains:
- the smpB gene encoding SsrA-binding protein SmpB, with product MNKKDQELRKKSPIQIRNKKASFEYFFVDTYTAGIVLTGTEIKSIRGGKASLVDCYCDFYQGELWVKGMNISPYFYGSFGNHEARRDRKLLLTKRELRRLEEDSKQPGFTIVPILVFIDDKGRAKVDIALCKGKKEYDKRQTLKEKEDRREMDRAIKHF from the coding sequence ATGAACAAGAAAGACCAGGAACTCCGCAAGAAGAGTCCGATACAGATACGCAACAAGAAGGCTTCGTTCGAATACTTCTTCGTTGACACTTACACCGCGGGCATCGTGCTCACGGGTACTGAGATTAAATCCATCCGCGGCGGCAAGGCGTCGCTGGTGGATTGCTACTGCGACTTCTACCAGGGCGAACTCTGGGTGAAGGGTATGAACATCTCTCCTTATTTCTACGGTTCCTTCGGCAACCACGAAGCACGCCGCGACCGCAAGCTGCTGCTCACCAAGCGTGAACTGCGCCGTCTGGAAGAAGACAGCAAGCAGCCGGGCTTCACCATCGTTCCTATACTCGTCTTCATCGACGACAAGGGACGTGCCAAGGTGGACATTGCCCTCTGCAAGGGTAAGAAGGAGTATGACAAGCGTCAGACCCTGAAGGAGAAGGAAGACAGAAGGGAGATGGATAGGGCTATCAAGCACTTTTAG
- the metH gene encoding methionine synthase has protein sequence MKNIREIAKEKILILDGAMGTEIQKYNLTEDDFRGERFRDVPGMMKGNNDMLNITRPDVISDIYRRYLEAGADIITANTFSCQRISQADYHLEDCAREMAFEGARLARIECDKFSTPDKPRFVAGDVGPTNKTCSMSPDVSNPAAREITYDELFADVCEQVDGLIEGGADVILIETIFDTLNCKAMIDAAITMMKKHGVELPIMISLTVSDLAGRSLSGQTVDAFLASLSPYPIFSVGMNCAFGAPQMKPFIEHLAKVAPYYISAHPNAGLPNEMGQYDETAESMAPQIAEFIDEGIVNIIGGCCGTSPEFIAHYARSAEGKKPHQVVEKPKYMWLSGLDLLQVDDSVHLPVDASRFVNVGERCNVAGSRKFLRLINEKGYEEAIGIARKQVADGAAVVDVNMDDGLLDAKAEMVNFLNMIAAEPEIAKVPVMIDSSKWEVILAGLKCCQGKCIVNSISLKEGEEVFLSHARDVMRYGAAVVVMCFDEVGQATTYERRIEIAERAYRLLVDKLGMNPLDIIFDPNVLAIATGMEEHDNYAVEFIRATEWIHRNLPGAHVSGGVSNLSFSFRGNTYIREAIHCVFLHHAQKVGMDFGIVNAKARMDYNKIPKDQLELIEDVVLNRRKGAADDLIELAAEIKAKADAAKAAAKAGGAPAPKPAAPEWRKQPVEERLKYALQKGITEFLQPDIDEALQKYPHAVNVIEGPLMDGMNLVGELFGRGEMFLPQVVKTARTMKAAVSILQPHIEAEKQGGSTTAGKILMATVKGDVHDIGKNIVCVVMSCNNYDIIDLGVMVPAEQIVKKAIKEKVDAVGLSGLITPSLEEMVHTAKEMQKAGLRIPIMVGGATTSELHVALKIAPVYDGPVIWVKDASLNAGICARFLNEAECPKFVAELNERYERLRNEYHERQAKIASLEEARKNKLELF, from the coding sequence ATGAAGAATATAAGAGAGATTGCTAAGGAGAAGATTCTGATTCTCGACGGTGCCATGGGTACAGAGATTCAGAAATACAATTTAACGGAGGATGACTTCCGTGGTGAGCGATTCCGCGACGTGCCGGGCATGATGAAGGGCAATAACGATATGCTCAACATCACTCGCCCTGATGTCATCTCGGATATTTACAGACGCTATCTGGAGGCGGGTGCCGACATCATCACGGCGAACACCTTCTCGTGCCAGCGTATCTCGCAGGCAGATTATCACCTGGAGGATTGCGCCCGCGAGATGGCTTTCGAGGGTGCACGATTGGCGCGCATCGAATGCGACAAGTTCTCAACACCCGACAAGCCACGCTTCGTTGCTGGAGATGTGGGACCTACCAATAAGACTTGCTCCATGAGTCCGGACGTCAGCAATCCTGCCGCCCGGGAAATTACCTACGATGAACTTTTCGCCGATGTCTGCGAACAGGTGGATGGTCTCATCGAAGGCGGAGCGGATGTCATCCTCATCGAAACCATCTTCGATACGCTCAACTGCAAGGCGATGATTGATGCTGCCATCACCATGATGAAGAAGCACGGGGTGGAGCTGCCTATCATGATCAGTCTTACGGTGAGCGACCTGGCGGGAAGATCCCTCAGCGGTCAGACCGTAGATGCCTTCCTGGCGTCGCTCTCTCCTTATCCAATCTTCTCCGTGGGCATGAACTGTGCCTTCGGAGCGCCTCAGATGAAACCGTTCATCGAGCATCTGGCAAAGGTTGCACCTTATTATATTAGTGCGCATCCTAATGCCGGACTGCCTAACGAGATGGGGCAGTATGATGAAACCGCAGAATCGATGGCTCCACAGATTGCCGAGTTCATCGACGAAGGCATTGTCAACATCATTGGCGGCTGCTGTGGAACCAGTCCTGAGTTCATCGCTCATTACGCCCGAAGTGCCGAGGGCAAGAAGCCTCATCAGGTGGTAGAGAAGCCTAAGTACATGTGGCTCTCGGGCTTGGACTTGTTGCAGGTGGATGATTCCGTTCATCTGCCAGTAGATGCCAGCCGCTTCGTGAATGTGGGCGAACGCTGCAACGTGGCTGGTAGCAGGAAGTTTCTGCGCTTGATAAATGAAAAAGGTTACGAGGAAGCCATCGGCATTGCCCGCAAGCAGGTGGCAGATGGTGCTGCCGTGGTGGATGTAAACATGGACGACGGACTGCTCGATGCCAAGGCCGAGATGGTGAACTTCCTCAACATGATAGCGGCTGAGCCGGAGATAGCCAAGGTGCCTGTGATGATCGACTCCTCGAAATGGGAAGTCATCCTTGCCGGACTGAAATGCTGTCAGGGCAAGTGCATCGTGAACTCCATCTCCCTGAAGGAGGGCGAAGAGGTGTTCCTCTCGCATGCACGCGATGTGATGCGATATGGTGCAGCCGTGGTGGTGATGTGCTTCGACGAGGTGGGACAGGCTACCACCTACGAGCGCCGCATCGAGATAGCCGAGCGTGCCTATCGCCTGCTGGTGGATAAACTGGGCATGAATCCCCTCGACATCATCTTCGACCCTAACGTGCTCGCCATTGCCACAGGTATGGAAGAACACGACAACTATGCCGTGGAGTTCATCCGTGCCACTGAATGGATTCACAGGAATCTGCCGGGAGCGCATGTCAGCGGAGGTGTCAGCAACCTCTCGTTCTCGTTCCGCGGCAACACCTATATCCGTGAGGCCATCCACTGCGTCTTCCTGCATCATGCCCAGAAGGTGGGTATGGACTTCGGTATCGTGAATGCCAAGGCGAGAATGGATTACAACAAGATTCCTAAGGATCAGTTGGAACTCATAGAGGATGTAGTGCTCAACCGCAGAAAGGGAGCTGCCGATGACCTCATCGAACTGGCTGCCGAAATCAAGGCAAAGGCGGATGCGGCTAAGGCTGCAGCCAAGGCGGGTGGTGCTCCGGCTCCGAAACCAGCTGCGCCTGAGTGGAGAAAACAGCCTGTAGAAGAAAGATTGAAATATGCCCTGCAGAAGGGAATCACCGAGTTTCTGCAACCGGATATCGACGAGGCATTGCAGAAATATCCGCATGCCGTGAACGTCATCGAAGGTCCGCTAATGGATGGTATGAACCTAGTGGGCGAACTCTTCGGAAGGGGAGAGATGTTCCTGCCGCAGGTGGTGAAGACCGCCCGTACGATGAAGGCAGCGGTTTCCATCCTCCAGCCACATATCGAGGCGGAGAAACAGGGTGGAAGCACCACTGCCGGAAAGATTCTGATGGCCACCGTGAAGGGTGATGTTCATGACATCGGCAAGAACATCGTCTGTGTGGTGATGTCGTGCAACAACTACGATATCATCGACCTGGGCGTGATGGTTCCTGCCGAGCAAATCGTAAAGAAGGCGATAAAGGAGAAAGTGGATGCCGTAGGACTGAGCGGCTTGATTACCCCATCGCTCGAGGAGATGGTTCATACAGCCAAGGAGATGCAGAAGGCAGGTCTTCGCATCCCTATCATGGTGGGTGGAGCAACCACGAGCGAACTGCATGTGGCACTGAAGATTGCTCCGGTGTATGATGGTCCGGTTATCTGGGTGAAGGATGCTTCGCTCAATGCTGGTATCTGTGCCCGTTTCCTCAACGAGGCTGAATGCCCTAAGTTTGTGGCAGAACTCAACGAGCGATACGAGCGGCTGAGAAATGAATATCATGAGCGGCAGGCTAAGATTGCTTCGCTGGAGGAAGCCAGAAAGAACAAATTAGAGTTGTTTTAA
- a CDS encoding HAD family hydrolase: MIKTVIFDMGGVVITLDENEAGKRFVELGMKEFADKMDPYKQSGLNGDLEEGKLSEEEYRQKVSDKVGREVSFEELQHCWLGYMKEVPARKLMTIRNLKKQGYRVVLLSNTNPYVSAWTDSEEFSGDGHPIGDYFDAMYRSYEVKYMKPDENFFRYVIAAEKALPEECLFIDDGARNCCAASEVGLFTYCPKNGEDWCDKIYDYLK, encoded by the coding sequence ATGATCAAGACCGTAATTTTTGATATGGGTGGCGTCGTAATCACCCTCGACGAGAACGAGGCAGGCAAACGCTTTGTTGAGTTAGGAATGAAGGAGTTTGCCGATAAAATGGATCCCTACAAGCAGTCGGGATTGAACGGCGACCTGGAAGAAGGAAAGCTTTCTGAAGAGGAATACCGCCAGAAGGTGAGCGATAAGGTAGGTCGAGAGGTGAGCTTCGAGGAACTGCAGCATTGCTGGCTGGGCTACATGAAGGAAGTGCCTGCCCGCAAGCTGATGACCATCAGGAACCTGAAGAAGCAGGGCTATCGCGTGGTTCTGCTCAGCAACACCAACCCATACGTTTCAGCCTGGACCGACAGCGAGGAGTTCTCTGGCGACGGTCATCCCATCGGCGATTACTTCGATGCGATGTACCGCAGCTATGAGGTGAAATACATGAAGCCCGACGAGAATTTCTTCCGTTATGTAATAGCTGCAGAGAAGGCATTGCCGGAGGAGTGCCTCTTCATTGATGATGGTGCCCGCAACTGCTGTGCCGCTTCAGAAGTAGGTCTTTTCACCTATTGCCCAAAGAACGGAGAAGATTGGTGTGATAAAATCTACGATTATCTGAAGTAA
- the map gene encoding type I methionyl aminopeptidase, which produces MMVKKKRWHCLPGQPLTELDKQVMYWENKGKLVPTRDLIKTPEQIEGIRKSGVVNTGCLDAVAEIIRPGLNTQEIDDLCMQYCKDNNAIPACLNYEGYPKSVCTSINEVVCHGIPKKEDVLQEGDIINVDMTTIVDGYYADASRMFIVGGKTTPEKEQLVRVAKECLEIGMEAAKPYSFVGDIGHAIEKHCKKYGYGVVRDLCGHGVGCQFHEEPEVLHYGHRGTGMLLVPGMVFTIEPMINMGTYKVFIDADDPYGWEVISGDEKPSAQWEHTLVMTETGVEILTH; this is translated from the coding sequence ATAATGGTTAAGAAGAAAAGATGGCATTGCTTGCCTGGTCAGCCTCTTACAGAGCTCGACAAGCAGGTGATGTATTGGGAAAATAAGGGTAAGCTGGTGCCTACCCGTGACTTGATTAAGACTCCAGAACAGATAGAAGGTATCCGCAAGAGTGGTGTCGTTAATACGGGCTGTCTCGACGCCGTTGCCGAGATCATCCGTCCGGGTTTGAACACCCAGGAAATTGACGACCTCTGCATGCAGTATTGCAAGGATAATAACGCCATTCCTGCCTGCCTCAACTACGAAGGTTATCCTAAGAGCGTATGCACCTCTATCAACGAGGTGGTTTGCCATGGTATTCCTAAGAAGGAGGATGTGCTCCAGGAGGGCGATATCATCAACGTAGATATGACTACCATCGTAGATGGCTACTACGCCGACGCCAGCCGTATGTTTATCGTGGGCGGCAAGACTACTCCTGAGAAGGAGCAGCTGGTTCGCGTGGCCAAGGAGTGCCTGGAGATTGGTATGGAGGCTGCAAAGCCTTACAGCTTTGTGGGTGACATCGGTCACGCCATCGAGAAGCATTGCAAGAAGTATGGCTATGGTGTGGTTCGCGATCTTTGCGGTCACGGTGTAGGTTGCCAGTTCCATGAGGAACCTGAGGTGCTCCACTATGGTCATCGCGGTACCGGCATGCTGCTCGTTCCGGGCATGGTGTTCACCATTGAGCCAATGATCAACATGGGAACCTACAAGGTGTTCATCGATGCTGACGATCCATACGGATGGGAGGTAATCTCTGGCGATGAGAAACCATCAGCACAGTGGGAACACACCCTCGTAATGACCGAGACAGGTGTGGAGATTTTGACACACTAG
- the tsaD gene encoding tRNA (adenosine(37)-N6)-threonylcarbamoyltransferase complex transferase subunit TsaD, with amino-acid sequence MKDIYILGIESSCDDTSAAVLKNGVLLSNVTASQEVHRAYGGVVPELASRAHQQNVVPVVDQAIARAGIKKEDLSAVAFTRGPGLMGSLLVGVSFAKGFARSLNIPMIDVNHLQGHVMAHFIKESDDDQSAPPFPFICLLVSGGNSQIVKVNAYNDMEVLGQTIDDAAGEAIDKCAKVLEWGYPGGPVVDKYARQGNPKAFSFAEPHIPGLNYSFSGFKTSFLYSLRKWVAADPDFVEKNKFDLAASIEFTIVDILMKKLRMAVKQTGIKHVAVAGGVSANNGLRNAFRDHAKRFGWTIYIPKFSYTTDNAAMIGCVGTFKYRDGDFATIDLPAYSKVTFK; translated from the coding sequence ATGAAGGATATATATATATTAGGTATAGAGAGCAGCTGCGACGATACCTCTGCCGCAGTGCTCAAGAATGGAGTATTGCTGAGCAACGTTACCGCCTCTCAGGAAGTGCATCGTGCCTACGGCGGCGTGGTACCAGAGCTGGCTTCCCGCGCTCACCAGCAGAACGTGGTGCCGGTGGTTGACCAGGCAATAGCCCGTGCAGGCATCAAGAAGGAAGACCTCTCGGCAGTAGCCTTTACCCGTGGTCCGGGTCTGATGGGTTCGCTGCTCGTGGGCGTGAGCTTTGCCAAGGGTTTCGCCCGTTCGCTCAATATTCCGATGATTGATGTCAACCACCTGCAGGGTCATGTGATGGCGCATTTCATCAAGGAGAGCGATGACGACCAGAGTGCACCTCCGTTCCCATTCATCTGTCTCCTCGTGAGCGGTGGAAACTCACAGATTGTGAAGGTGAACGCATATAATGATATGGAAGTGCTGGGGCAGACCATCGACGATGCGGCTGGCGAGGCGATTGACAAGTGTGCCAAGGTGCTGGAGTGGGGCTACCCTGGTGGTCCTGTCGTGGATAAGTATGCCCGTCAGGGTAATCCGAAGGCTTTCAGCTTTGCCGAGCCACACATCCCAGGCTTGAACTACAGCTTCTCTGGTTTCAAGACCAGTTTCCTCTATAGCCTGCGCAAGTGGGTGGCTGCCGATCCTGACTTCGTTGAGAAGAACAAGTTCGATTTGGCTGCCAGCATCGAGTTCACCATCGTGGATATCCTGATGAAGAAGCTGCGCATGGCAGTGAAGCAGACGGGCATCAAGCACGTGGCAGTGGCTGGAGGCGTGAGTGCCAACAATGGTCTGCGCAATGCCTTCCGCGACCACGCCAAGCGATTCGGCTGGACCATCTACATCCCTAAGTTCAGCTACACCACCGACAATGCGGCGATGATCGGCTGCGTGGGAACCTTCAAGTATCGTGATGGTGATTTCGCAACCATCGATCTTCCTGCATATAGTAAAGTAACATTTAAGTAA
- a CDS encoding CinA family protein, translated as MEFETKILSKGIQEMLYNSDKTVGTAESCTGGRIAEALISVPGASNYFKGGVVSYTNEVKENLLGVSHEVLEEKTAYCEEVAREMVLGAIKALNVDFAISATGVSGPTGGTPAIPVGTIFVGFGNKDDVRVVKLTEDFGRDINLAIATNTALKGMLDFLKEHQEELTHK; from the coding sequence ATGGAATTTGAAACAAAAATATTGAGCAAGGGCATCCAGGAGATGCTCTATAACAGTGACAAGACAGTAGGCACAGCTGAGAGCTGCACAGGCGGACGTATCGCCGAGGCACTCATCTCCGTGCCAGGTGCCAGCAATTACTTCAAGGGCGGTGTGGTAAGCTACACCAACGAGGTGAAGGAGAACCTTCTGGGCGTAAGCCACGAGGTATTGGAGGAGAAGACAGCCTACTGCGAGGAAGTGGCAAGAGAGATGGTGCTGGGCGCCATCAAGGCATTGAATGTTGATTTCGCCATCTCTGCAACAGGCGTATCGGGTCCTACCGGCGGCACACCAGCCATACCAGTGGGCACCATCTTCGTAGGCTTCGGCAACAAGGACGATGTTCGTGTGGTAAAACTCACCGAAGATTTCGGTCGCGACATCAATCTTGCAATCGCCACAAATACAGCACTTAAAGGCATGCTCGACTTCCTGAAAGAGCATCAGGAAGAGCTTACCCACAAGTAA
- the rpmB gene encoding 50S ribosomal protein L28, giving the protein MSKICQITGKKAQLGCNVSHSKHRTKRSFDVNLFSKKFYYVEEGCWISLKISAAGLRLINKVGLDAALNQAVKKGYVDWKDIKVIGE; this is encoded by the coding sequence ATGTCTAAGATTTGTCAAATTACAGGTAAGAAGGCACAGTTAGGTTGCAATGTGTCTCACTCAAAGCACCGTACAAAGAGAAGCTTTGACGTTAACCTCTTCAGCAAGAAATTCTACTATGTAGAAGAGGGTTGCTGGATCAGCCTCAAGATCAGTGCTGCTGGTCTTCGTCTTATTAATAAAGTAGGTCTCGATGCTGCCTTGAATCAGGCAGTAAAGAAGGGCTATGTAGATTGGAAGGACATTAAAGTAATAGGAGAATAA
- the rpmG gene encoding 50S ribosomal protein L33 encodes MAKKAKGNRVQVILECTEHKNSGMPGTSRYVTTKNRKNTPERLELMKYNPILKKMTLHKEIK; translated from the coding sequence ATGGCAAAGAAAGCAAAAGGTAATAGAGTACAAGTTATCCTCGAGTGCACTGAGCATAAGAACAGTGGTATGCCAGGTACAAGCCGTTACGTGACTACAAAGAATCGTAAGAACACTCCTGAGCGTCTTGAGTTGATGAAGTACAACCCAATCCTTAAGAAGATGACTCTTCACAAGGAGATTAAGTAA
- a CDS encoding DUF4295 domain-containing protein, which yields MAKKAVATLHEGNMDGRAYTKVIKMVKSPKTGAYVFDEKMVPNEAVKDFFKD from the coding sequence ATGGCAAAGAAAGCGGTCGCTACCCTCCACGAAGGTAACATGGATGGTCGCGCATATACAAAGGTTATCAAGATGGTTAAGAGCCCTAAGACTGGTGCTTATGTTTTCGATGAGAAGATGGTACCAAACGAGGCTGTTAAGGACTTCTTCAAGGATTAA
- a CDS encoding Gfo/Idh/MocA family protein — MKIKSFLIASLAAFSLTAGAQSLSPNTKWHWDKGTIVVETPERPAGQQNVLGLRAPKLQTVRVGFVGLGMRGPWAVMRFCHIPGVEIVALCDYEEERAEKSQEFLRKQGLKPAAIYSGEKGYEELCKRPDIDLVYIAADWNHHFPVAQCAMENGKHTAIEVPSAMNLDQCWSLINMSEKTRKHCFILENCCYDYYEMNALAMAQDGVFGNIIRAEGAYIHCLEDFWDAYWKDPNDNDKDNLHWRMKYNMENRGDVYPTHGLGPVAQCLNIHRGDRFTTLVAMDTESFVGKDWVSKKSGKECKKYRNGDHTTTLMRTAKGKVVEIQHNVMTPQPYNRLFKLTGTKGYATKYPTEEFALSGDALKGTGAPQMDNLNAHGFMNAQQKAALVKKYYHPILKKYGELGRQMGHGGMDFIMDSRLVYCLQNGLPLDMDVYDLAEWCALAELGAISMDNNCASVTFPDFTRGFWNKEQGYKHQYASPADEAATEAAAAAYTKAQKEATAKYNLWKLYDAVAAAKKTNNAKAVKSATAKYNKAVAAAKKAMVAKK, encoded by the coding sequence ATGAAAATCAAAAGCTTTTTGATTGCGTCTTTGGCTGCATTCTCTCTTACAGCAGGCGCACAGTCGTTGTCGCCTAATACCAAGTGGCATTGGGACAAAGGTACTATCGTAGTGGAAACTCCAGAACGTCCTGCTGGACAGCAGAACGTATTGGGACTCAGGGCTCCAAAGTTGCAGACCGTGCGCGTGGGATTCGTGGGTCTTGGTATGCGTGGACCATGGGCGGTGATGAGATTCTGCCACATTCCTGGTGTTGAAATCGTGGCTCTTTGCGACTACGAGGAGGAGCGCGCTGAGAAATCGCAGGAATTCCTCCGCAAGCAGGGCTTGAAACCGGCTGCCATCTACAGCGGAGAAAAGGGTTACGAGGAACTGTGCAAGCGCCCAGACATCGACCTGGTTTACATCGCTGCCGACTGGAACCACCATTTCCCAGTGGCTCAGTGTGCCATGGAAAACGGCAAGCATACTGCCATCGAGGTACCTAGCGCCATGAATCTCGACCAGTGCTGGAGTCTGATCAACATGAGTGAGAAGACCCGCAAGCATTGCTTCATCCTGGAGAACTGCTGCTACGACTATTACGAGATGAACGCCCTGGCTATGGCTCAGGACGGCGTGTTCGGCAACATCATCCGTGCGGAGGGTGCCTACATCCACTGCCTGGAAGACTTCTGGGATGCTTACTGGAAAGACCCTAATGATAATGACAAGGACAATCTGCACTGGCGTATGAAGTACAACATGGAGAACCGTGGTGACGTTTATCCTACTCACGGCTTGGGTCCTGTGGCTCAGTGTCTGAACATCCACCGTGGCGACCGCTTCACTACATTGGTTGCTATGGATACAGAATCTTTTGTAGGTAAGGATTGGGTTTCCAAGAAGAGCGGCAAGGAGTGCAAGAAGTACCGCAATGGCGACCATACCACTACCTTGATGCGTACAGCTAAGGGAAAGGTGGTAGAGATTCAGCACAACGTGATGACTCCGCAGCCATACAACCGACTGTTTAAGTTGACCGGTACCAAGGGTTACGCTACCAAGTATCCTACCGAGGAGTTCGCCCTTTCAGGCGATGCACTGAAGGGAACAGGAGCACCTCAGATGGATAATCTCAATGCTCACGGCTTCATGAACGCCCAGCAGAAGGCTGCGCTGGTGAAGAAATACTATCACCCAATTTTGAAGAAGTATGGTGAACTGGGCCGTCAGATGGGTCACGGAGGAATGGACTTTATCATGGATTCCCGATTGGTTTACTGCCTGCAGAATGGTTTGCCATTGGATATGGACGTTTACGACTTGGCAGAGTGGTGTGCTCTGGCAGAGTTGGGTGCCATCTCTATGGATAACAACTGCGCATCCGTAACCTTCCCTGATTTCACCCGCGGTTTCTGGAACAAGGAGCAGGGTTACAAACATCAGTATGCTTCTCCAGCAGACGAGGCTGCTACCGAAGCTGCCGCAGCTGCCTACACCAAGGCTCAGAAGGAGGCTACCGCCAAGTATAATCTGTGGAAGCTCTATGATGCTGTGGCCGCTGCCAAGAAGACAAACAACGCCAAGGCCGTGAAGAGTGCTACAGCCAAGTACAACAAGGCTGTGGCTGCTGCCAAGAAGGCGATGGTTGCCAAGAAATAG